A section of the Oryzias latipes chromosome 10, ASM223467v1 genome encodes:
- the LOC101166537 gene encoding mitochondrial inner membrane protein COX18, translated as MLRVGALLRAAPGLRRTELLRGRSSCCPRLLCCAPVPVAASRGLSGTDRSPGEAPAPAPGWYGSLSDSAPVHLCEDLLVSVQQLSGLPWWMSIMAATLTVRTAVTLPLAAYQLLIVCKVEALQAEISELAKRLRYEVLVRAKERGWTEKQSRFQFKKNLRRIVSQLYIRDNCHPFKASLLVWVQLPLWISLSLALRNLSLNQSALQEELAAGGALWFSDLTVPDSTWILPVCLGLTNLLIVEVFSLQRVGVSGVQRLVLNGIRGFCVLMIPIAAVVPSSMALYWFTSSLVGFSHNLILRSPAVHKILRLPTRRSETPYRDLLSAFISKYGK; from the exons ATGCTCCGGGTGGGGGCGCTGCTGCGGGCCGCGCCGGGACTCCGCCGGACGGAGCTCCTCCGCGGCAGGTCGTCCTGCTGTCCTCGCCTGCTCTGCTGCGCCCCCGTGCCTGTGGCCGCCTCCAGGGGCCTGTCAGGGACTGACAGGAGCCCCGGCGAGGCCCCGGCCCCGGCCCCGGGGTGGTACGGCAGCCTGTCGGACTCGGCGCCCGTCCACCTGTGCGAGGACCTGCTGGTGAGCGTGCAGCAGCTGAGCGGGCTGCCGTGGTGGATGAGCATCATGGCGGCGACGCTGACCGTCAGAACCGCCGTCACTCTGCCTCTGGCTGCGTACCAGCTGCTCATCGTCTGCAAG GTGGAGGCGCTGCAGGCGGAGATCTCTGAGCTGGCTAAGAGGCTTCGCTATGAGGTGTTGGTGCGAGCCAAAGAGAGAGGCTGGACTGAAAAACAAAGCCG GTTCCAGTTTAAGAAGAATCTGCGCCGCATCGTCTCTCAGCTCTACATCAGGGACAACTGTCATCCCTTCAAAGCCAGCCTGCTGGTCTGGGTTCAGTTGCCCCTCTGGATCAGTCTTTCTCTGGCGCTCCGGAACCTGAGCTTGAATCAGTCGG ccctgcaggaggagctggcAGCAGGGGGCGCTCTGTGGTTCTCTGACCTCACGGTACCGGACTCCACCTGGATCCTGCCCGTTTGTCTGGGTCTCACCAACCTGCTCATTGTGGAA GTGTTTTCCCTGCAGAGAGTGGGCGTGTCTGGCGTGCAGCGGCTGGTGCTGAATGGCATCAGAGGGTTCTGTGTGCTGATGATCCCCATCGCCGCTGTGGTTCCCTCT TCCATGGCTCTGTACTGGTTTACCTCCAGCCTGGTGGGCTTCAGCCACAACCTCATCCTTCGCTCTCCTGCTGTCCACAAAATCCTTCGGCTTCCAACTCGGCGCTCAGAGACTCCATACAGAGACCTGCTGTCTGCCTTCATCTCCAAGTATGGCAAATGA